The proteins below are encoded in one region of Coffea arabica cultivar ET-39 chromosome 4c, Coffea Arabica ET-39 HiFi, whole genome shotgun sequence:
- the LOC113738715 gene encoding auxin-induced protein 22A gives MAKDGLGLEITELRLGLPGGGFDQVMLKTGKKRAFSEIEEDHHQNGKRSNEAKSEIIPKNQVVGWPPVCSHRRKISFNGQESTKLYVKVSMDGAPFLRKIDLAAQKCYSDLQLNLERLFGCYGIGEALNDADSSEFVPIYEDKDGDWMLLGDVPWTMFIESCIRLRIMKRTDAKGIGIHPKSSLKGTSRDG, from the exons ATGGCGAAAGACGGTCTTGGACTGGAAATTACCGAGCTCAGGTTAGGGCTTCCAGGAGGTGGCTTTGATCAAGTGATGCTGAAAACTGGCAAGAAAAGGGCGTTTTCCGAGATTGAAGAGGATCATCATCAGAATGGGAAGAGATCGAATGAAGCTAAGTCTGAAATAATACCAAAAAATCAAGTGGTGGGATGGCCTCCAGTTTGCTCCCACCGGAGGAAGATTAGCTTTAATGGCCAGGAATCAACAAAACTGTACGTCAAAGTTAGCATGGATGGCGCCCCTTTTCTCCGCAAAATTGATTTGGCTGCTCAGAAATGCTATTCTGACCTTCAGCTGAATCTTGAAAGGCTTTTCGGTTGTTACGGTATTG GAGAGGCGTTGAACGATGCGGACAGTTCAGAATTCGTTCCCATATATGAGGACAAGGACGGGGACTGGATGCTCTTGGGTGATGTTCCCTGGAC GATGTTCATTGAATCATGTATAAGGCTGAGGATCATGAAGAGGACGGATGCAAAAGGCATTGGGATTCATCCAAAGAGCAGTTTGAAAGGAACCTCACGAGATGGATGA